In Arthrobacter sp. B3I9, the following are encoded in one genomic region:
- a CDS encoding Na+/H+ antiporter subunit D, whose translation MNIASLAPLAVVLPILGAALTFLLIRHSRAQRTVSIALLTLTLLLECLLLASVWEGGTDAVNIGGWLPPWGIVMVVDQFSSLMLVVSSAVSLAVLVYATGQGMADGDRDAPVSIFHPTYLILVAGVSNAFLSGDLFNLYVGFEILLTASYVLMTLGGTGPRIRAGVTYVVVSVVSSVLFLIAIAMVYGATGTINMADLAIKLGDLDPGTRNLLHVMLLVAFGIKAAVFPLSFWLPDSYPTATAPVTAVFAGLLTKVGVYAMVRTETLLFPGDTLNTPLMVAALLTMVVGILGALAQSDIKRLLSFTLVSHIGYMVFGLAMSSAAGLAAAVFYVAHHITIQTSLFLVTGLIERRGGSSSMDRVAGLAKLSPLLAVLFFIPAMNLAGIPPFSGFLGKLGLLQAGVELGTPLAYALVVGGVLTSLLTLLAIARVWNRVFWRKPEDAEHPDPVLLASPEDSATGARSGRTNVTLLPRTLVGSTLGLVVVGVALTVFAGPLFRVADQSAAEMLDRTGYIRAVLGGDAPVPALAQPAQPESAQPEPQPAQPESQK comes from the coding sequence GTGAACATTGCAAGCCTCGCCCCGCTCGCCGTCGTACTTCCCATCCTGGGCGCTGCCCTAACCTTCCTGCTGATCCGGCACTCCCGGGCCCAGCGGACCGTCAGCATCGCCCTGCTCACCCTGACGCTGCTGCTGGAGTGCCTGCTGCTCGCGTCGGTCTGGGAGGGCGGCACCGACGCGGTCAACATCGGCGGCTGGCTGCCGCCGTGGGGCATCGTGATGGTGGTGGACCAGTTCTCCTCGCTGATGCTCGTGGTCTCCTCCGCCGTGAGCCTCGCGGTGTTGGTCTACGCCACCGGCCAGGGCATGGCCGACGGGGACCGGGACGCGCCGGTCTCGATTTTCCACCCGACCTACCTGATCCTCGTGGCCGGGGTGTCCAATGCCTTCCTCTCGGGGGACCTGTTCAACCTGTACGTGGGCTTCGAGATCCTCCTGACCGCCAGCTACGTCCTCATGACTTTGGGCGGAACCGGGCCGCGCATCCGGGCCGGCGTAACCTACGTGGTGGTCTCCGTGGTGTCCTCGGTGCTCTTCCTGATCGCGATCGCGATGGTCTACGGCGCCACCGGAACCATCAACATGGCGGACCTCGCCATCAAGCTGGGCGACCTGGACCCGGGCACGCGGAACCTGCTGCACGTCATGCTGCTCGTGGCGTTCGGCATCAAGGCCGCCGTGTTCCCGCTGTCCTTCTGGCTTCCGGACTCCTACCCGACGGCGACGGCGCCCGTCACGGCCGTGTTCGCCGGGCTGCTGACCAAAGTGGGCGTCTACGCGATGGTCCGCACCGAGACGCTGCTCTTCCCCGGAGACACGCTCAACACGCCGCTGATGGTCGCGGCCTTGCTGACCATGGTGGTGGGTATCCTGGGCGCCCTGGCCCAGAGTGACATCAAACGACTGCTGTCCTTCACCCTGGTCAGCCACATCGGCTACATGGTCTTCGGGCTCGCAATGTCCTCGGCCGCTGGCCTGGCCGCCGCCGTCTTTTACGTGGCACACCACATCACCATCCAAACGAGCCTGTTCCTCGTCACCGGATTGATAGAACGCCGGGGCGGAAGTTCATCCATGGACCGCGTTGCGGGGCTGGCCAAGCTCTCCCCGCTGCTGGCCGTGCTGTTCTTCATTCCGGCCATGAACCTGGCGGGAATTCCGCCGTTCTCCGGCTTCCTGGGCAAGCTCGGGCTGCTGCAGGCCGGGGTCGAGCTCGGCACTCCACTGGCCTACGCCCTGGTGGTGGGCGGAGTGCTGACCAGCCTGCTGACCCTGCTGGCCATCGCGAGGGTGTGGAACAGGGTGTTCTGGCGGAAACCGGAGGACGCCGAACACCCTGATCCCGTGCTGCTGGCATCGCCGGAGGACTCCGCCACCGGCGCGCGCAGCGGCAGGACCAATGTCACCTTGCTGCCGAGGACCCTGGTCGGGTCCACGCTGGGCCTCGTGGTGGTCGGCGTGGCGCTGACGGTGTTCGCCGGACCGCTGTTCCGGGTCGCGGACCAGTCCGCCGCGGAAATGCTGGACCGGACCGGCTACATCCGCGCGGTCCTCGGCGGGGACGCGCCCGTTCCGGCCCTCGCCCAGCCCGCGCAACCGGAGTCCGCGCAGCCGGAGCCCCAGCCCGCACAGCCGGAGTCGCAGAAATGA
- a CDS encoding monovalent cation/H+ antiporter complex subunit F, which produces MMQLVLTVTAVVLSLAAAGAIIRIARGPSLLDRVLASDVLLAILGAALCIDMAVNRHLNNLMLLVAVSIIGFIGSVTVARFVADRREHARES; this is translated from the coding sequence ATGATGCAGCTCGTCCTGACCGTGACCGCCGTCGTGCTGTCACTGGCCGCCGCCGGCGCGATCATCCGGATCGCGCGGGGCCCATCGCTGCTGGACCGGGTGCTGGCCTCCGACGTGCTGCTGGCCATCCTCGGCGCGGCGCTCTGCATCGACATGGCGGTGAACCGGCACCTCAACAACCTCATGCTGCTCGTCGCGGTCTCCATCATCGGGTTCATCGGCTCCGTCACCGTGGCCCGGTTCGTTGCCGACCGTCGGGAGCACGCCCGTGAGTCCTGA
- a CDS encoding DUF4235 domain-containing protein: MNIFIKLLGTGISLLAGFAGTKLVDTVWEKSTGNKPPKGHDDDVPTTLRSALTFALISASVSAVIQVFANRGTQRAITRFAKTQDIV; this comes from the coding sequence ATGAACATCTTCATCAAGCTGCTCGGCACCGGCATCAGCCTGCTCGCCGGGTTCGCGGGCACCAAGCTGGTCGACACCGTCTGGGAGAAGTCAACCGGCAACAAGCCCCCCAAAGGCCACGACGACGACGTCCCCACCACCCTGCGCTCGGCCCTGACCTTCGCGCTGATCTCGGCGTCGGTCAGTGCCGTCATCCAGGTCTTCGCCAACCGCGGCACCCAGCGCGCCATCACCCGTTTTGCCAAGACCCAGGACATCGTCTAG
- a CDS encoding GAF domain-containing SpoIIE family protein phosphatase, whose amino-acid sequence MDTPPEERFDRITRLAQGLFGVSGASICLLGENRQYLKSFVGPLSRESERPGTFCTETIKSPKTMIVENALTDERFKQSPFVTGYPHIQFYAGCPLTGPGGTHVGVFCIIDQSPRTFSAEQQKILEDLTAIIQREMNLSWDIDNGARVQRALLPATPLAPAGYSLGTCFYPAFGLSGDFYDLGTTPSGLFRVTVGDAMGKGIGPGLVAGTVGAAFARTGWHADPSRIFEDVAENLDETLARLGSYATVFHAAIDPVTGVGRYADAGQGLSYILRADNTIERLSPTGPPLGLVPGPNWDTQTFTLDPGDAILVPTDGLLDLHGGDLGRLAAAIADLRGDVDPAAAVRELCDRRGKRVLLDDITAVLLRRDTQSA is encoded by the coding sequence TTGGACACCCCTCCAGAGGAACGCTTTGACCGGATCACGCGGCTGGCCCAAGGGCTCTTTGGCGTCAGCGGGGCCAGTATTTGCCTTCTCGGCGAGAACCGGCAGTACCTGAAATCGTTCGTTGGTCCCCTCTCCCGCGAGTCGGAACGTCCCGGAACCTTCTGCACGGAGACGATTAAGTCCCCGAAAACGATGATCGTCGAAAACGCCCTTACCGACGAACGTTTCAAGCAGAGTCCGTTCGTGACGGGCTATCCCCACATCCAGTTCTACGCTGGTTGCCCCCTTACCGGGCCTGGCGGAACCCATGTCGGAGTGTTCTGCATCATCGACCAGTCGCCCAGGACGTTCAGTGCAGAACAGCAAAAGATTCTCGAGGACCTGACCGCGATCATCCAGCGGGAGATGAACCTCTCATGGGACATCGACAACGGCGCCCGCGTCCAACGCGCCCTGCTGCCAGCCACCCCCCTTGCTCCTGCAGGGTACTCGCTGGGCACCTGCTTCTACCCGGCATTCGGGCTCAGCGGAGACTTCTACGACCTCGGCACCACGCCGTCCGGGCTATTCCGGGTCACCGTCGGCGACGCCATGGGCAAGGGCATTGGGCCGGGACTTGTCGCCGGAACGGTCGGGGCCGCCTTCGCGCGCACCGGCTGGCATGCCGACCCGTCCCGCATCTTTGAGGATGTAGCGGAAAACCTCGATGAGACGCTGGCACGGCTTGGGTCCTACGCCACGGTCTTCCACGCGGCAATCGACCCGGTGACCGGTGTGGGCCGCTACGCGGATGCCGGCCAGGGACTGAGCTATATCCTGCGTGCCGACAACACCATCGAGCGCCTCTCCCCCACCGGTCCGCCTCTGGGACTGGTCCCCGGCCCGAATTGGGACACGCAGACCTTTACGCTGGACCCCGGGGACGCCATCCTGGTTCCGACGGACGGTCTCCTGGACCTGCACGGCGGCGATCTGGGCCGGCTCGCCGCCGCGATCGCTGACCTCCGGGGGGACGTCGATCCGGCCGCGGCCGTCAGGGAACTTTGCGACCGGCGGGGAAAGCGCGTCCTGCTCGACGACATCACGGCGGTCCTTCTCCGGCGAGACACCCAATCGGCCTGA
- a CDS encoding ECF transporter S component — protein sequence MTGISTHQGITRRNYNWRVVDIVVAALIAVAGGVIFWAWSQGANLISAPVNALYPPLTGLYAGGWMIPAVLGMLIVRKPGAALFCEAVAATGELIMGSQYGTTVLISGVLQGLGAELVFAALVYRKFNLPASLLAGAGAGLFCGLNDSFLPWGWNIAYAGGDKLAYIIFTAISGAVIAGGLSWLATRGLAKTGVLSSFASRKAATEPVFS from the coding sequence ATGACTGGCATTTCTACCCATCAAGGCATCACCCGGCGCAACTACAACTGGCGCGTCGTGGACATTGTGGTGGCCGCACTGATCGCCGTGGCCGGCGGCGTCATCTTCTGGGCCTGGTCCCAGGGCGCAAACCTGATTTCGGCTCCGGTCAACGCGCTGTACCCGCCGCTGACCGGCCTCTATGCGGGCGGCTGGATGATCCCCGCCGTCCTGGGCATGCTCATTGTCCGCAAGCCGGGGGCCGCCCTCTTCTGCGAGGCCGTTGCCGCAACCGGTGAGCTGATCATGGGATCCCAGTACGGAACGACCGTGCTGATCTCGGGCGTCCTGCAGGGACTCGGCGCGGAACTGGTGTTTGCCGCCCTGGTCTACAGGAAGTTCAATCTGCCCGCGTCCCTGCTGGCCGGTGCCGGTGCCGGGCTCTTCTGCGGACTCAACGATTCCTTCCTGCCCTGGGGCTGGAACATCGCCTATGCCGGCGGGGACAAGCTTGCCTACATCATCTTCACGGCCATCTCCGGTGCGGTCATCGCCGGCGGGCTTTCCTGGCTCGCCACCCGCGGCCTGGCGAAGACCGGGGTGCTGAGCTCGTTCGCCTCCCGCAAGGCCGCCACGGAGCCCGTGTTCTCCTGA
- a CDS encoding ABC transporter ATP-binding protein, whose translation MTFTSHVRPARVAARGWGWRHAGRSRPAVNALDLDINPGERVLLLGPSGSGKSTLLHALAGVLGDNSGGAAGDTSAGAAGAAVDDADETGILHIDGAAPRAQRGRSGLVQQDPETQVVLSRLGDDVAFGAENLSVPPAEIWPRVREALDDVGLGGLPLDHPTSALSGGQKQRLALAGILAMRPGLILLDEPTANLDPAGVLEVRDAVGRCLEKTGATLVVVEHRVAVWKDTVDRIVVLQPGSATEPAVLIDGPPDRVLAQARDMLTAAGVWVPGYVPQTRARPARAVHGSLGSPALGTPAVGSTALGTPALGTPAEHEPGTLLMAAENLAVSREHARRSGLRGGFRAIPPLPVQSGLTAHVRAGEALTITGPNGSGKSTFALTLAGLLAPVSGAVSATVELSAGAGIDPYKWKAQQLISRIGTVFQEPEHQFVTGRVLDELTFGPRHLGRGEERVDELLERLRLTELVDANPYTLSGGEKRRLSVATVLAAHPQVLVLDEPTFGQDANTWAELASFLSELLDAGTAVVSVTHDAEFTAVLGGTELSLTAQGHRDPVQAP comes from the coding sequence ATGACCTTCACCAGCCACGTCCGGCCGGCCCGGGTCGCCGCCCGGGGCTGGGGCTGGCGGCACGCGGGCCGGTCCCGGCCTGCTGTTAACGCCCTGGACCTCGACATCAACCCCGGGGAACGCGTGCTGCTGCTGGGGCCCTCGGGCTCGGGCAAGTCGACGCTGCTCCACGCCCTCGCGGGGGTCCTCGGCGACAATTCCGGCGGGGCCGCCGGTGACACTTCCGCGGGGGCCGCCGGGGCCGCCGTGGACGATGCGGACGAAACCGGCATCCTGCACATCGACGGTGCCGCGCCCCGGGCGCAGCGGGGCCGGTCCGGGCTGGTGCAGCAGGACCCCGAGACCCAGGTGGTGCTTTCCAGGCTCGGCGATGACGTCGCGTTCGGCGCGGAAAACCTGTCGGTGCCCCCGGCGGAGATCTGGCCCCGGGTCCGGGAAGCGCTCGACGACGTCGGGCTCGGCGGGCTGCCGCTGGACCATCCGACGTCGGCCCTGTCCGGCGGCCAGAAGCAGCGCCTGGCCTTGGCCGGGATCCTGGCAATGCGGCCAGGTCTTATCCTGCTGGACGAACCCACTGCCAACCTCGACCCCGCGGGTGTCCTGGAAGTCCGGGACGCGGTGGGCCGCTGCCTGGAGAAGACTGGAGCCACGCTTGTGGTGGTGGAGCACCGGGTGGCGGTGTGGAAGGACACAGTGGACCGGATAGTGGTCCTCCAGCCCGGCTCCGCGACCGAACCCGCCGTACTGATTGACGGTCCGCCCGACCGGGTGCTCGCGCAGGCCCGGGACATGCTCACCGCAGCGGGCGTCTGGGTCCCGGGCTACGTGCCGCAGACCCGCGCACGGCCGGCCAGGGCCGTTCACGGCTCGCTTGGTTCGCCCGCGCTGGGTACGCCGGCGGTTGGTTCGACCGCGCTGGGTACGCCGGCGCTGGGTACGCCCGCGGAGCACGAGCCCGGGACGCTGTTGATGGCTGCCGAGAACCTGGCCGTCTCCCGCGAACACGCCCGCCGCTCCGGTCTGCGCGGGGGATTCCGGGCCATCCCCCCGCTGCCCGTGCAGTCCGGCCTGACCGCCCACGTGCGCGCCGGCGAGGCCTTGACCATCACGGGCCCCAACGGCTCCGGGAAGTCGACGTTTGCCCTGACCCTGGCCGGCCTGCTGGCCCCGGTATCCGGAGCCGTCTCCGCAACAGTGGAGCTGAGCGCCGGGGCGGGGATCGATCCGTACAAGTGGAAGGCGCAGCAGCTGATTTCGCGGATTGGAACGGTTTTCCAGGAGCCGGAACACCAGTTCGTGACCGGCCGGGTGCTCGATGAGTTGACGTTCGGCCCACGGCACCTGGGCCGTGGCGAGGAACGCGTGGATGAACTGCTGGAGCGGCTCCGGCTGACCGAACTGGTGGACGCCAACCCCTATACGCTCTCCGGCGGCGAAAAGCGCAGGCTCTCGGTGGCCACCGTGCTCGCCGCCCATCCTCAGGTGCTGGTGCTGGACGAGCCCACCTTCGGACAGGACGCCAACACCTGGGCCGAGCTCGCCTCCTTCCTCTCCGAGCTTCTCGACGCCGGCACCGCGGTTGTGTCCGTCACCCACGACGCGGAATTCACCGCCGTGCTGGGCGGTACCGAACTCAGCCTCACCGCCCAGGGGCACCGGGATCCGGTGCAGGCGCCATGA
- a CDS encoding energy-coupling factor transporter transmembrane protein EcfT, with protein MRDVLSLRGNRALLTRANPLAKFAAVVLITLVLALSIDWVSASVALAFEGALLPLAGLGLGLLWQRGWPLILAAALGGWSTAILAPDSGRILFDAGIWSISAGSLELGLGFLLRGLAIALPAVLLMSCTDPTDLADALAQKAKLPHRFVLGTLAAMRLVGIMAEEWETIGMARRARGVGSHGNPYQRVRSTLGQSFGLLVQAIRRASRLAVTMEARGFGGAERTWARPSTFSALDVWVLLGGAGVAAAALAAALAAGTWNLVFLPQ; from the coding sequence ATGAGGGATGTCTTGAGCCTTCGGGGCAACCGGGCGCTGCTGACCCGGGCGAATCCGCTGGCTAAGTTCGCCGCCGTCGTGCTGATCACGCTGGTACTGGCCCTGTCCATCGACTGGGTCTCGGCGTCGGTGGCACTTGCCTTTGAAGGGGCGCTGCTCCCGCTCGCGGGGCTGGGCCTCGGCCTGCTCTGGCAACGCGGCTGGCCGCTGATCCTGGCGGCCGCGCTGGGCGGCTGGAGCACCGCCATCCTGGCGCCGGACAGCGGCAGGATACTGTTCGACGCCGGCATCTGGTCCATCAGTGCAGGCTCCCTGGAGCTCGGGCTGGGATTCCTGCTCCGCGGGCTGGCCATCGCGCTGCCGGCTGTGCTCTTGATGAGCTGCACGGACCCCACGGACCTGGCCGACGCCCTGGCCCAGAAGGCGAAACTGCCGCACCGCTTTGTCCTGGGGACGCTGGCAGCGATGCGGCTCGTGGGGATCATGGCCGAAGAATGGGAGACCATAGGGATGGCCCGGCGCGCCCGCGGCGTGGGCTCGCACGGCAATCCCTACCAGCGCGTCCGCTCCACCCTGGGGCAGAGCTTCGGCCTCCTCGTGCAGGCCATCCGGCGCGCTTCCCGGCTGGCCGTGACCATGGAAGCACGGGGATTCGGCGGCGCTGAACGGACCTGGGCCCGGCCCTCGACATTCAGCGCCCTCGACGTCTGGGTGCTGCTGGGCGGTGCCGGCGTCGCCGCTGCGGCCCTCGCGGCGGCGCTCGCGGCCGGGACGTGGAACCTGGTGTTCCTGCCGCAGTAG
- a CDS encoding UDP-N-acetylglucosamine 1-carboxyvinyltransferase gives MTQQTAEHVGALLRDARGQKGWTQGQLASELGTSQSAIARMEQGKQNLSLKMIQRLESIFGQSIVKVGRPQMTHLRVEGGRTLSGSVDVNSSKNAGVALLCASLINRGTTTLRRLARIEEVNRIVEVLTSIGVECTWLNANDLQIRRPAVLDLDSMDVEAARRTRSVIMLLGPLLDETSEYRLPYAGGCDLGTRTVQPHMQALRQFGLHVEAKSGFYSVQAPPADGEDRSFVLSERGDTVTENAIMAAAHRPGTTIIRNASPNYMVQDLCFYLQVLGVEIAGVGTTTLKITGRPTVDADIEYFPSEDPIEAMSLITAGIVTNSEVTIRRVPIEFMEIELATLEQMGQGLEVSGEYLARNGRTRLVDVTTKPSKLRAPEDKIHPMPFPGLNIDNLPFFAVIAANAHGQTMIHDWVYENRAIYLTELNKLGAQVQLLDPHRIYVNGPTRWRAAEVGCPPALRPAACLLLAMLAARGVSELRNIYVIERGYEDLAERLNTIGAKIEYFQD, from the coding sequence ATGACGCAACAGACTGCCGAACACGTAGGCGCCCTGCTCCGCGATGCCCGCGGCCAGAAAGGCTGGACCCAGGGGCAGCTCGCCTCCGAACTGGGCACCAGCCAGAGTGCAATTGCCCGGATGGAACAAGGGAAGCAAAACCTGAGCCTGAAAATGATCCAGCGGCTCGAATCCATCTTCGGCCAGAGCATCGTCAAAGTCGGCCGTCCGCAGATGACCCACCTGCGGGTCGAGGGGGGCCGTACCCTCTCCGGGTCGGTGGACGTGAACAGCAGCAAAAACGCCGGCGTCGCCCTGTTGTGTGCCAGCCTGATCAACCGCGGTACCACCACGCTGCGCCGGCTGGCACGGATCGAGGAAGTCAACCGCATCGTAGAGGTGCTGACGAGCATCGGCGTCGAATGCACCTGGCTCAACGCAAACGACCTGCAGATCCGCCGCCCGGCCGTGCTGGACCTGGACTCCATGGACGTGGAGGCCGCCCGCCGGACCCGAAGCGTCATCATGCTGCTCGGCCCGCTCCTGGACGAAACCAGCGAATACCGCCTGCCGTACGCCGGCGGCTGTGACCTCGGCACCCGCACCGTCCAACCGCACATGCAGGCACTGCGGCAGTTCGGCCTGCACGTTGAGGCGAAGTCCGGGTTCTACTCGGTGCAGGCGCCGCCGGCGGACGGGGAGGACCGGTCCTTCGTGCTGAGCGAGCGCGGTGACACCGTCACCGAGAACGCGATCATGGCCGCCGCCCACCGCCCCGGCACCACCATCATCCGCAACGCAAGCCCCAACTACATGGTGCAGGACCTCTGCTTCTACCTCCAGGTGCTCGGCGTCGAAATTGCAGGCGTGGGAACCACCACCCTGAAGATTACGGGCCGCCCGACCGTGGATGCCGACATCGAGTACTTTCCCTCCGAGGACCCGATCGAGGCGATGAGCCTCATCACCGCGGGCATCGTGACGAACTCGGAAGTCACCATCCGCCGGGTCCCCATTGAATTCATGGAGATCGAACTCGCCACGCTGGAACAGATGGGCCAGGGCCTTGAGGTGTCCGGCGAGTACCTCGCCCGCAACGGCCGCACCCGGCTTGTGGACGTCACCACCAAACCCTCGAAATTGCGGGCACCGGAGGACAAGATCCACCCGATGCCGTTCCCCGGGCTGAACATCGACAATCTGCCGTTCTTTGCGGTCATCGCCGCCAACGCCCATGGCCAGACCATGATCCACGACTGGGTTTACGAGAACCGGGCCATCTACCTCACGGAACTAAACAAGCTCGGCGCCCAGGTGCAGTTGCTGGACCCGCACCGGATCTATGTCAACGGCCCCACCAGGTGGCGTGCGGCGGAAGTGGGCTGCCCGCCGGCGCTCCGCCCCGCTGCCTGCCTGCTGCTGGCGATGCTCGCTGCCCGTGGTGTCTCCGAACTGCGGAACATCTACGTGATCGAGCGCGGTTACGAGGATCTGGCCGAGCGGCTCAACACCATCGGCGCGAAAATCGAGTACTTCCAGGACTGA
- a CDS encoding glutamate--cysteine ligase, whose amino-acid sequence MRTFGVEEELLIVDPETGMPLALADVILPSLVPPAPETGRVVAAQRPVHEDAGFSFELKLEQIETQTPPCLDYNGLLRQLRQGRTLADQAAHAHGARVAALATSPRGSATHTTPSPRYVTMQERFGLTVRNQLTCGFHVHTFVHSAEEGVAVLDRIRDKLAVLIALSANSPYWNGAETGFESYRTQAWNRWPGSGPAMIFGSLPVYRRVVTRLVESGVLLDEGMIYFDARLCRHHPTVEVRVADVCLRAEDAALIAVLVRALVESASREWADGVEPAPVPTLLLRMAAWQASNCGVRGELLDFGTFLPTPAARVVRALVDYLAPVLAEQDELELVRDGIARILAEGTGSQLQRQPFPHGGLLAVVARGVEVTTQGADPSRRADQAAAAGPPGLSR is encoded by the coding sequence ATGCGCACCTTCGGTGTCGAGGAAGAGCTCTTGATCGTGGACCCTGAAACGGGGATGCCGCTGGCGCTGGCTGACGTGATACTGCCCAGCCTGGTACCGCCGGCGCCGGAGACCGGGCGCGTAGTCGCAGCGCAGCGGCCGGTCCACGAGGACGCCGGTTTCAGCTTCGAACTCAAGCTGGAGCAGATCGAAACCCAGACGCCGCCGTGTTTGGACTACAACGGGCTGCTCCGGCAGCTCCGACAGGGCCGGACCCTGGCCGACCAGGCCGCCCATGCGCACGGCGCCCGGGTCGCGGCCTTGGCCACCTCGCCCCGCGGCTCCGCGACGCACACCACGCCCTCGCCCCGTTATGTGACCATGCAGGAGCGATTCGGCCTCACAGTCCGTAACCAGCTCACCTGCGGCTTCCACGTCCACACGTTCGTGCACTCCGCGGAGGAGGGCGTGGCGGTGCTGGACCGGATCCGCGACAAGCTGGCCGTGCTGATAGCCCTCAGCGCCAACTCCCCGTACTGGAACGGTGCGGAGACCGGGTTTGAAAGCTACCGCACCCAGGCCTGGAACCGCTGGCCGGGCTCGGGCCCGGCGATGATCTTCGGCAGCCTGCCCGTTTACCGCCGGGTTGTGACCCGGCTGGTGGAAAGCGGTGTGCTCCTGGACGAAGGGATGATCTACTTCGACGCGCGGCTCTGCCGGCACCACCCCACCGTTGAGGTCCGGGTCGCCGACGTCTGCCTCCGCGCCGAGGACGCGGCCTTGATCGCTGTGCTGGTACGTGCCCTTGTGGAGTCCGCCAGCCGGGAGTGGGCCGACGGCGTGGAACCGGCCCCGGTGCCCACCTTGCTGCTGCGGATGGCCGCGTGGCAGGCCAGCAACTGTGGGGTCCGCGGCGAGCTGCTGGACTTCGGAACGTTCCTGCCCACCCCGGCGGCCCGGGTGGTCCGGGCACTCGTGGACTATCTGGCCCCGGTGCTCGCGGAGCAGGACGAACTGGAGCTGGTGCGCGACGGAATCGCCCGAATCCTCGCGGAGGGCACCGGTTCCCAGCTGCAGCGCCAGCCGTTCCCGCACGGCGGACTGCTGGCCGTCGTCGCCCGCGGGGTCGAGGTGACCACCCAGGGCGCGGACCCCTCGCGACGCGCGGACCAGGCCGCTGCGGCGGGTCCACCGGGCCTGAGCCGGTAG
- a CDS encoding O-succinylhomoserine sulfhydrylase: protein MGFNPDAADWSAETQAVRGGLDRTGFQETTEPVFLSSGFVYESAAAAERAFTGEDDRFVYSRYGNPSVATFQERLRLLEGTEACFATASGMSAVFTALGALLGAGDRVVAARSLFGSCFVILNDVLPRWGVETVFVDGPDLEQWRLALAEPTTAVFFESPSNPMQEIVDIAAVSALAHAAGATVVVDNVFATPLLQRCGDLGADVVVYSGTKHIDGQGRVLGGAILGTREFIEGPVKQLMRHTGPALSAFNAWVLTKGLETMALRVNHSSASALRLAEWLEEQAAVNWVKYPLLPSHPQYELAAKQMKSGGTVLTLELSPSPGRSAKEAAFALLDALRIIDISNNLGDAKSLITHPATTTHRAMGPEGRAAIGLSDGVVRLSVGLEDVDDLIRDLGQALKQV, encoded by the coding sequence GTGGGCTTCAATCCTGACGCCGCAGACTGGAGTGCCGAAACCCAGGCGGTCCGAGGGGGTCTCGACCGCACCGGCTTCCAGGAAACCACCGAGCCGGTTTTCCTCAGCTCCGGCTTCGTCTACGAATCCGCCGCCGCCGCGGAACGCGCCTTCACGGGTGAGGACGACAGGTTCGTTTACTCCCGGTACGGCAACCCGTCGGTGGCCACTTTCCAGGAACGGCTCCGGCTGCTGGAGGGCACCGAGGCATGCTTTGCGACGGCGTCCGGCATGTCCGCGGTCTTCACCGCACTCGGCGCCCTGCTTGGCGCCGGCGACCGCGTGGTTGCAGCCCGCTCGCTGTTCGGCTCCTGCTTCGTGATCCTCAACGACGTCCTGCCCCGCTGGGGCGTGGAGACGGTCTTCGTGGACGGGCCGGATCTGGAGCAATGGCGCCTGGCGTTGGCCGAGCCGACGACGGCGGTCTTCTTCGAGTCGCCGTCGAACCCGATGCAGGAAATCGTGGACATCGCCGCCGTGAGCGCATTGGCACACGCCGCCGGCGCTACGGTCGTCGTCGACAACGTCTTCGCCACCCCGCTGTTGCAGCGCTGCGGAGACCTGGGGGCCGACGTCGTGGTCTACTCCGGCACGAAGCACATCGACGGCCAGGGCAGAGTGCTCGGCGGGGCAATCCTGGGCACCAGGGAATTCATCGAGGGCCCGGTCAAGCAGCTGATGCGCCACACCGGTCCGGCGCTTTCGGCGTTCAACGCCTGGGTGCTCACGAAGGGCCTGGAGACAATGGCCCTGAGGGTGAACCATTCCTCCGCATCGGCCCTGCGGCTGGCCGAGTGGCTCGAGGAGCAGGCGGCGGTCAACTGGGTGAAGTATCCGCTGCTGCCATCGCACCCGCAGTACGAGCTGGCGGCGAAGCAAATGAAGTCGGGCGGCACCGTACTGACGCTGGAGCTGTCACCTTCCCCCGGACGCTCCGCGAAAGAGGCAGCCTTCGCGCTTTTGGATGCGCTGCGGATCATCGACATCTCCAATAACCTGGGGGATGCCAAATCACTGATTACCCATCCCGCGACGACGACGCACCGCGCCATGGGGCCGGAGGGCCGCGCGGCGATCGGCCTCAGCGACGGGGTGGTGCGGCTTTCCGTGGGCCTGGAAGACGTTGACGATCTGATCCGCGACCTCGGCCAGGCGCTCAAGCAGGTCTAA